A single genomic interval of Eriocheir sinensis breed Jianghai 21 chromosome 33, ASM2467909v1, whole genome shotgun sequence harbors:
- the LOC127006854 gene encoding uncharacterized protein LOC127006854, with protein sequence MYTKTVSKDKIRRTVYGTCVALAADGGASGGARPRKVTITLFRRRGCWRAFSSRRVGVFAFPEACGPTSVPAPLDLEYLFRCSGEADAAAMQIKICVVYYCRGVPRKARVSLEEFMEPLLDGGRPDSFYLYIYEDKVGLQQASQQFQALPTAWPLEQKPGKGKKAMYNEELTDNDCTYNEWKTYLEKVFSMDDDEESTDNNDDTYSEWKTYLEKVFSVENDEANTNNDDDTHKEWKVPSEKVFAVENNELDEAIHEVVEASDMDGTDAHEAVHELGQASAAEEEAPELHPELGQASGGTVTEEEAPELHPELGQASGGTVTEEEAPELHPELGQASGGTVTEEEAPELHPELGEASGGTAAEEEAHELGEGSRSGNSATARGASRQGEAPSPVHVSAAPTASHAYRSLTVAQRFIVRLAGPSDRQLEDLQRSHGVRIVRVRRTLHIKGHRDAVLQCYSHVCDEIAEWRKREVAGAQ encoded by the exons atgtacacaaaaacaGTCAGCAAAGACAAAATCCGGCGCACCGTGTACGGCACCTGCGTCGCGCTGGCCGCCGACGGCGGCGCCAGCGGCGGGGCGCGGCCCCGCAAGGTGACCATCACCCTCTTCCGGCGTCGGGGGTGTTGGCGAGCCTTCAGCTCGCGGAGGGTGGGCGTCTTCGCCTTCCCGGAGGCGTGCGGCCCCACTTCCGTCCCTGCCccgctggacctggagtacctcttcaggtgcagcggCGAGGCAGACGCCGCAGCCATGCAGATCAAGATCTGTGTGGTGTACTACTGCCGCGGTGTCCCTCGCAAGGCCCGCGTTAGCTTGGAGGAGTTCATGGAGCCGCTGCTGGATGGAGGCCGACCTGACAGTTTCTACTTGTATATCTACGAAGACAAGGTCGGGCTCCAGCAGGCCAGCCAACAGTTCCAGGCTCTTCCCACGGCATGGCCATTGGAACAGAAGCCcggcaagggaaagaaggccaTGTACAACGAGGAACTCACTGACAATGACTGCACCTACAATGAATGGAAGACTTACTTGGAAAAGGTGTTTTCgatggatgatgatgaagaaagcaCTGACAATAACGACGACACCTACAGTGAATGGAAGACTTATCTGGAAAAGGTGTTCTCAGTGGAAAATGATGAAGCAAACACCAACAACGATGATGACACCCACAAGGAATGGAAGGTTCCCTCGGAAAAAGTGTTTGCGGTGGAAAATAACGAACTTGACGAGGCGATCCACGAGGTTGTGGAAGCCTCTGATATGGATGGCACTGATGCACACGAGGCGGTCCACGAG CTGGGGCAAGCCTctgccgcagaggaggaggcCCCCGAGCTGCAccctgagctggggcaagcatcTGGTGGCACTGTCACAGAGGAGGAGGCCCCCGAGCTGCAccctgagctggggcaagcatcTGGTGGCACTGTCACAGAGGAGGAGGCCCCCGAGCTTCAccctgagctggggcaagcatcTGGTGGCACTGTCACAGAGGAGGAGGCCCCCGAGCTGCACCCTGAGCTGGGAGAAGCCTCTGGTGGCactgccgcagaggaggaggcCCACGAGCTGGGGGAAGGCTCTAGGAGCGGGAATAGTGCCACAGCCAGGGGAGCTTCCCGTCAAGGCGAGGCCCCTTCACCAGTGCACGTCTCTGCCGCCCCCACAGCTTCCCACGCCTACCGCAGCCTCACCGTGGCTCAGAGATTCATCGTCCGCCTCGCAGGCCCCAGTGACCGCCAGCTGGAGGACCTGCAGAGGAGCCATGGCGTCAGGATCGTGCGGGTCAGGCGAACCTTGCATATCAAGGGCCACAGGGACGCCGTCCTGCAGTGCTACAGCCACGTGTGCGATGAGATCGCTGAGTGGCGGAAGCGCGAGGTCGCTGGGGCTCAGTAA